The Enteractinococcus fodinae genome has a segment encoding these proteins:
- a CDS encoding AlbA family DNA-binding domain-containing protein: protein MAVVWDGRTDEEKLQELLRLGEQTQLDFKVELDLRDRRHELDFVKDAVAMANRPPGGYILVGITDEGHLPVTPWRIKNPQMFDGATLRDKIGKYIEADIEVVSQIHRINGSDVVVIAIFSTRSGLPVPMMRVGQYTSPNGKGRMKTKTVFRPGEIFIRDGAGNVPIRYRDWPSVLAKYDHQLKEAATSDVNSLMSKLAEALGGGGKVNVPLEPFMTDDTVSAAIRANIRQGNRAELKIFLQNTREEIVVAEEKIKPLVRLVGVGCEAMLADDYDLAIKTIGTMYDAFTSIAKSPSAVAATIVAAYLFGAAAVRLGCWELIPELVLRPFQRTPAHPRYSSWIRYGQIEASAHNQYPFSSVPLDANTDDADDNGTMISEGLSWARTYPLVRPDVLHDFGLHNTSRKTDTLLNSLCQFDFLYAWLVNASAREHGGGGAYAASSAFKHWRTLPIIERAISNGEMRAKLFPAAREKEIAQALRSTYSHAEKVSNRERYFTGWQPLPPWISEFVEHIVAGGNGAHQPSGRSVPQTNVVSLNEVRAN from the coding sequence ATGGCAGTGGTATGGGACGGCAGAACTGACGAGGAAAAACTTCAAGAACTTTTACGCCTTGGCGAACAGACGCAATTAGATTTCAAAGTCGAACTCGACTTGCGCGATCGGCGCCACGAACTGGATTTCGTCAAGGATGCGGTCGCCATGGCCAATCGTCCTCCCGGGGGGTACATTTTAGTTGGCATCACCGACGAGGGGCACTTACCGGTCACCCCGTGGCGAATTAAGAACCCGCAGATGTTCGATGGGGCCACCCTGCGCGACAAGATCGGCAAATATATCGAGGCCGATATCGAAGTGGTCTCTCAAATTCACCGCATCAACGGCAGCGATGTGGTGGTCATCGCGATCTTTTCTACTCGCTCGGGTCTTCCGGTGCCGATGATGCGCGTTGGCCAATACACCAGTCCGAACGGCAAGGGTCGGATGAAAACGAAAACCGTCTTCCGGCCAGGAGAGATTTTCATCCGGGACGGGGCCGGCAACGTGCCCATCCGCTACCGTGACTGGCCCTCGGTATTAGCCAAGTACGATCACCAGCTCAAAGAAGCCGCGACCAGTGATGTCAACTCGCTGATGTCCAAACTTGCTGAGGCACTCGGTGGCGGCGGCAAAGTCAATGTGCCGCTAGAACCGTTTATGACTGATGACACGGTCTCGGCGGCGATTCGCGCCAACATTCGTCAGGGGAACCGCGCCGAGCTAAAAATCTTCCTCCAGAACACCCGAGAAGAAATAGTGGTGGCCGAGGAGAAGATCAAGCCGCTGGTTCGATTAGTCGGGGTTGGGTGCGAAGCAATGCTGGCCGATGACTATGATTTAGCCATCAAAACCATCGGGACGATGTATGACGCGTTTACTTCCATTGCGAAGTCCCCCAGCGCAGTCGCGGCCACAATTGTGGCCGCATATTTATTTGGAGCAGCGGCTGTGCGGTTGGGTTGCTGGGAATTGATTCCGGAACTCGTGCTGCGCCCGTTTCAGCGCACCCCTGCCCATCCGCGATACAGTTCTTGGATTCGGTACGGCCAGATCGAGGCTTCAGCACATAATCAGTACCCGTTTTCTTCCGTGCCACTCGACGCCAACACGGATGATGCTGATGATAACGGCACCATGATTTCAGAAGGGTTGTCTTGGGCCCGGACGTATCCGTTGGTGCGTCCAGATGTGCTGCACGATTTTGGTCTCCACAACACATCGCGCAAGACCGACACGTTGTTGAATTCTCTATGTCAGTTTGATTTTCTCTACGCGTGGCTCGTCAACGCCTCGGCCCGGGAGCACGGCGGGGGTGGCGCGTATGCCGCCTCCTCTGCGTTCAAACACTGGCGGACTCTGCCGATCATTGAGCGTGCTATTAGTAATGGGGAAATGCGCGCGAAGTTATTCCCGGCTGCTCGAGAAAAAGAAATCGCCCAGGCGCTTCGCAGTACATATAGTCACGCAGAAAAGGTCTCCAACCGAGAACGGTATTTCACCGGTTGGCAGCCACTTCCACCGTGGATTTCGGAATTTGTCGAGCACATTGTCGCAGGTGGTAACGGCGCACATCAGCCATCTGGACGCTCAGTACCGCAGACCAACGTTGTATCCCTCAATGAGGTGCGGGCGAATTAG
- a CDS encoding NtaA/DmoA family FMN-dependent monooxygenase (This protein belongs to a clade of FMN-dependent monooxygenases, within a broader family of flavin-dependent oxidoreductases, the luciferase-like monooxygenase (LMM) family, some of whose members use coenzyme F420 rather than FMN.) — MTTPAHDTQLKAKPFTSAIPCAAMIDLPAFQAAGAWRDPGNRTDWLRAGFWTDIGQQLEADGYDMVFIADALAMAGGHDGTTDAVISRGAKGGIYLDPVTVMSTVASVTSQLRLGCTISTSFVPPYDIARRLATLHQLSGGRAAWNIVTSAYDAEAQNMQQPGLAPKEQRYRTAHKVTQDVLDIWRTFPDSSLSMDTTTGEFADSSSIRPTPDGVGPLTLPGDVDGYRPMLLQAGASPTGLDFAARWADATFMVAATAQQAQQIRADLRTRAEQVGRNPDAITTLMAVQPVVAATQAAAEEKLQTIKDRIDPHSAWQDLAAVFRADPGEWNLHDDAAEFLRAQRGATGAEGFENIVAQVVAEGARTIGELAIAGGVAQFKPVLVGDPAGVAQQMLDLVRQGATDGFMVTSTMAPASFQDFAPVIQLLQDAGDQTR, encoded by the coding sequence ATGACCACACCTGCACATGACACCCAGCTGAAAGCCAAGCCTTTTACCTCGGCCATCCCGTGCGCGGCGATGATCGATCTGCCAGCCTTCCAAGCCGCCGGCGCCTGGCGTGATCCCGGGAACCGAACCGACTGGTTGCGTGCCGGTTTTTGGACGGACATCGGTCAACAGCTCGAAGCTGACGGTTACGATATGGTGTTCATCGCCGATGCGCTCGCGATGGCTGGCGGCCACGATGGCACCACGGATGCGGTGATCTCCCGAGGCGCCAAAGGCGGCATCTATCTAGACCCGGTAACCGTCATGTCGACGGTTGCGAGTGTGACCTCACAGCTGCGGTTGGGATGCACGATCTCGACCTCCTTTGTCCCGCCATATGACATCGCACGACGTCTAGCAACCTTGCATCAGCTCTCAGGTGGGCGAGCCGCCTGGAACATCGTAACCTCGGCCTACGATGCTGAAGCCCAGAATATGCAGCAGCCGGGGTTGGCGCCCAAAGAACAGCGCTACCGCACGGCCCACAAGGTGACACAAGACGTCCTCGACATCTGGCGAACCTTCCCGGACAGCAGTTTGTCCATGGACACCACAACCGGGGAGTTCGCTGACTCCTCGAGTATCCGGCCCACTCCTGACGGGGTGGGTCCGTTGACGCTACCTGGAGACGTAGACGGATACCGACCGATGCTGTTGCAGGCCGGAGCGTCACCAACAGGCCTGGATTTCGCGGCGCGCTGGGCCGATGCAACCTTCATGGTGGCCGCTACTGCTCAGCAGGCCCAGCAGATCCGCGCTGACCTGCGTACCAGAGCTGAACAGGTCGGACGCAACCCTGACGCCATTACGACGTTGATGGCTGTGCAACCAGTTGTGGCTGCGACCCAGGCCGCAGCCGAAGAGAAATTGCAGACGATCAAAGATCGCATCGACCCGCACAGTGCGTGGCAAGACCTGGCGGCAGTCTTCCGCGCCGATCCAGGGGAGTGGAACCTCCACGACGACGCTGCTGAGTTTTTACGAGCACAGCGCGGAGCCACTGGCGCCGAAGGATTCGAAAACATCGTGGCACAGGTCGTAGCTGAAGGCGCCCGCACCATCGGTGAGCTCGCGATTGCCGGTGGGGTTGCCCAGTTTAAGCCGGTGCTGGTGGGCGATCCGGCAGGTGTGGCCCAGCAGATGCTCGACCTTGTGCGGCAGGGGGCCACCGATGGGTTTATGGTGACTAGCACCATGGCACCAGCATCATTTCAGGATTTCGCACCGGTCATCCAGCTCCTCCAAGATGCCGGCGATCAGACGAGGTGA